TACCCAACCCCGACTGGGTATTGACTCCGAAAAACCCCTGTGCTATCATGTCGCTTGGAGCCAGTACCACGGAATATGTGCCGGTAAGAGTTTTATGATTTGATACCCCAGTACAATTGGCATGCAAGAGTACTTGGATGCCTTTTTTATGCCGGTGTTCACATAGACCGAATTGGTGCGGTAAAAGGTAAAAGAAGGAGGAATACCTGATGCAAACCAAACCATGGATGAAAGTAGCTGCAACGACCGGCTTGGCCCTGTTGCTGCTTTCTATGCTGCTACTCAATGCCTGCGGTGGGGCAGACACAACAGAACCCGTAGAGGAGAAAACAACAACCACGACAACAACCACCGTAGTAGAGGTATCCGAGTTTGAGGTAGTCAAGGATGCTGCCGCGGAATATCTGAAAGCCAGGGCCGGGAATACGAAGGCCGCCGACCTGTTTATGGCAATCGCCGAAGACGATGCCCCCTACATTGTCAGCCTTCGCAGTGCGGCGGATTATACCAAAGGACACATCCCCGGGGCGGTGAACATTGCGTTCGGCGACCTGACTACTCTCCCCGAGGATGAGGAAATCCTCGTGTACTGCTATACCGGGCAGACAGCCTCATTTGCGGCGGCACTGCTTGGGGTCCTTGACTATGATGTCCAGAATCTGCTGCACGGAATGTCTTCCTGGTCAACAGACCCTGATGTGTTCGTGAGTCGGTTCAGCACAGCAGCTCAGAGTGACTTCAAGGTTGAGACAACAGCCAACACGGCTACGAAGACCCATGATTTCCCGGAAATGGATAACACTACTTCAGATGACGAAGATACGATTCTTGAGGCCGCAGTTGCCACTGTTTCTCCGAAGTACATCACGGCGTCCGACCTGAACATAAAAATCGCCGAGGATGAGGACATGACCATCATCAGCGTTCGCAGCGCGGCAGACTACGCCGCAGGGCATGTTCCCGGCGCCATTAACATCGGGATTGACAGCCTGGTGGACAACCTGGACAAGATTGACCCGGACTCACCGGTCTACGTCTACTGCTACACCGGGCATACAGCCGCTCAGGCTGCGTCCCTGCTGAATCTGCTGGGGTATGATGCTTACAGTCTGAAGTTCGGCATGTGTTCCTGGACCACGGATACGGCAGTTAATATGAACAAATGCTTCGATGCTTCAGGGGTACAGGGTTACGATACTGAGTAGTGAGAAATAGGCTCCCTGCAGAAATCTGGTTTCTGGCAGGGAGCATCCCTCCCCCCGAACGAATGAAAGATACTGATAAGAGACTGAGGAAGGGGAGCGGTAGATGAAAAGACTGGTACTTGCGGTCTTCGGGCTGGTTCTGCTGGCTGCATTCGTCGCGGCAGGCTGTTCCGTTCCTCCTGGACCAACACCCGGTGAGGAAGTGAGTTCCTGCGTCCTCTGTCATACTGACAAAGACCTGCTCAAACAGACTGCGTCCGTAGTCGAGGAAGTGAAGTCGGAAGCAACCTCGGGTGAAGGCTGAGGGGGTGAGCTACCTCCGTTGGAGGTATGGGAAAAGGCTTACATCAAGGACAGCAAGTTCCTGGAGAGCAGTCATGGTATGGTGGGCTGCGTTATCTGTCACGGCGGTGACAGCAGTGTAGAGGAAAAAGAGACCGCTCACCAGGAGATAGTGATTGACCCATCGGAAGAGGGCTGTAATACCTGCCACAGTGACATTGCCCTTCTAAATGATAACAGCCTGCACACCACGCTCAGCGGCTTTAAAAGCAAGCTCGAAGCCAGGGGCGGTGACCTTAGTGAAGGCTCAGCCCTGGACACAGCCTTTGACAACCACTGTCAGCAATGCCACACCTCCTGCGGTCAATGCCACGTCAGCCGTCCTGATGAAATGGGTGGTGGTCTGGTATCCAGTCACGTCTTCAAGAAGACCCCTTCAATGCAGAACAACTGCATAGCCTGTCATGGTGCCCGGGTTGGCGATGAGTACCTCGGCAACAACGAAAACGTTCCGGGTGATGTCCACTGGACACAGGCAGGGATGACATGCGCCCGGTGCCACGGGCAGGAGCTTCACGGGACCGGGATGCTGGTGAGTGACCGCTATAGTAATAGTGCTTCTGCGCAATGTGAGGACTGTCACGCAGATGTCTGGACCGATACCGACGATAATCCGCAGCACCAGCAGCACCTCGGCGACCTGGATTGCCAGGTCTGCCATTCCCTCGCCTACAAGAACTGCTCCAGCTGTCACGTTGCCCTTGACGAAGAGGGAGTACCATGTCGGACCAGCGAGCCGTCGCAGATGCTCTTCAAAATAGGACTCAACCCGATAAGGTCAGCTGAAAGACCCTATCAATACGTGGTACTGCGACATCCTCCAACCTGCGCCGGTACCTGTGACTATTACGGCTCCGACCTCCTTCCTGATTTCGACGCTGAACCGACCTGGAAGTATGCCACCCCGCACAATATTCAGTTGCATACTCCGCAGAACGAAAGCTGTAACTCGTGTCACGGCAATGCCGATTTGTTCCTGACCGAAGATGATGTTGCTCCCGATGAGATAGAAGCCAACCGGGGAGTGATAATTATAGAAGTCCCGGCCCCCGAATAGGGGATGCGCGGCTGCAATCAGC
This genomic window from Dehalococcoidales bacterium contains:
- a CDS encoding rhodanese-like domain-containing protein — translated: MQTKPWMKVAATTGLALLLLSMLLLNACGGADTTEPVEEKTTTTTTTTVVEVSEFEVVKDAAAEYLKARAGNTKAADLFMAIAEDDAPYIVSLRSAADYTKGHIPGAVNIAFGDLTTLPEDEEILVYCYTGQTASFAAALLGVLDYDVQNLLHGMSSWSTDPDVFVSRFSTAAQSDFKVETTANTATKTHDFPEMDNTTSDDEDTILEAAVATVSPKYITASDLNIKIAEDEDMTIISVRSAADYAAGHVPGAINIGIDSLVDNLDKIDPDSPVYVYCYTGHTAAQAASLLNLLGYDAYSLKFGMCSWTTDTAVNMNKCFDASGVQGYDTE